In Acidobacteriota bacterium, a single window of DNA contains:
- a CDS encoding thioesterase family protein yields MSNDFVEIEERVRYAETDRMGVAHHSNHLIWFEMGRSEFCRRKGLPYSEIEKSGYSLVVVEIFCRYKKPLKYEQKFLIRTYLEELNNKKAKFKYELINHEDSTIIAEGYSIHVVTNSEGKSSTLPDGILHRLKN; encoded by the coding sequence ATGAGTAATGATTTCGTTGAAATAGAAGAAAGAGTAAGATACGCTGAGACAGACAGAATGGGGGTCGCCCATCACTCTAACCATCTCATCTGGTTTGAGATGGGAAGGTCGGAATTCTGTAGAAGAAAGGGCCTGCCTTACAGTGAAATAGAAAAATCAGGGTATTCTCTTGTAGTTGTGGAAATATTTTGCAGGTATAAAAAACCTTTAAAATATGAACAAAAATTCCTGATAAGAACATATTTAGAAGAGCTAAACAATAAAAAAGCAAAATTCAAATATGAATTGATAAATCATGAGGATAGCACAATAATTGCAGAAGGATATTCAATCCATGTGGTTACCAATTCTGAGGGAAAATCCTCCACCTTGCCAGACGGAATTCTGCATCGATTGAAAAATTAA
- a CDS encoding 4Fe-4S binding protein, protein MSPFLRNIVFRTLPRPFIKHDKCNLCEICMEVCPSGSISIKKNKMRIDYRECISCFCCQENCPSNAIKIKRGLVGKILRKI, encoded by the coding sequence TTGAGTCCATTTTTAAGAAACATTGTTTTTAGAACTCTTCCAAGACCCTTTATAAAGCATGATAAATGCAATCTATGTGAAATTTGTATGGAGGTCTGTCCTTCAGGCTCAATTTCTATAAAAAAGAATAAGATGCGTATAGATTATAGAGAATGCATTTCCTGTTTTTGTTGCCAGGAGAACTGTCCTTCAAATGCAATAAAAATTAAAAGGGGTTTGGTTGGAAAAATATTGAGAAAAATTTGA
- a CDS encoding DUF507 family protein: MNGRISREKINHLSKIILKELQEDESVDFLDDLNEIRLAIVKAIEEELKIYEQIDEKARNKILSQKKTVVEGSREWEILYRKYYNEEIQKLGKIWE, from the coding sequence ATGAACGGAAGAATATCAAGGGAAAAAATAAACCATCTATCAAAAATTATTCTAAAAGAGCTCCAAGAAGATGAATCAGTTGATTTTTTAGATGATTTAAATGAAATCAGACTTGCTATTGTGAAGGCTATTGAAGAAGAATTAAAAATATACGAACAGATAGATGAAAAGGCAAGAAATAAAATACTATCCCAGAAAAAAACAGTGGTGGAAGGAAGCAGGGAATGGGAAATTTTATATAGAAAATATTATAATGAAGAAATTCAAAAGTTAGGAAAGATATGGGAATAA